A window of Gossypium hirsutum isolate 1008001.06 chromosome D13, Gossypium_hirsutum_v2.1, whole genome shotgun sequence genomic DNA:
AAATGGAAGAAGAGTTGGCATCTTCCCGAGGCGAGGTGCAACGATAGCTATGgatgtctttctttttcattgtaCATTAGGGTTTTCTTTCATGTGCATGCATGCTCTTTCGGCTATGGGTCCCTTTCTCATTGTTATGATATTTACATGTTATATTAAATCAAACTTTATAAGCTTGGTCGAAGCTTTTTCTCCTTGGTTTGATTACCAGAGGGCAATCCCATTTTTCAAGACAAATCCAGAGACGAAAGTAATACTTAATTATAAGACCttcattatttctttttataatttttttctaaataagcAATCAAGGGATGGCACTCATTGATGTTAGCAAATGGGTTTTATAATATTCTTGAATCATCATTctttgaagaaaaatgaaatagaaaatgaTGGCAAAAGATGATTGATTGATCCATGTTCATGGCAGCATGAGAATTTAGAACAGGTCGTTCTCATCATTTCCTTTTCTATTTGAGTGTTTTTCAATTCCAAAATAGAGATCAATTAATCATTTCATTTCGCTATTAATAAATCCAGtttcgtttttaatatttttgggtattaggcgaaataataaatttaaaagaataatacattttctaataaaattaaaaaaaaagtcattcaATCAACTCCTATATTATCAACTacagaaaatcataaaaaatggatTCTACAAGCATTCCAAGATGCAAAATCATTAATGACAACATCAACatcaatatttttcaaaaaatcattctcGATTGATAAAATTGTCAGAACATTCAACCGTTCTCGATTGATAAAAAATGGGccccttttaattatttatttctttttttcccaCTTGCAATGAAGCGTGATCgaaaaatttaaaagttgaagaaaaaaaattcctttttGAACCTCTTACAGCCTTGGGCCCTAAGCGACTGTACTCCCAAACTACCCTAGGGTTAGGCATGAATAAATCATTGCTCTCGAGAATAAGATAAACCTTGAGACTAATGGAGAGGAATTGCAATAGAGCAAGTGTAgatattgttaaatttattatcgttctataattgatatattctatttcatcatttgtTCTGTTTTGTTatgtatgtataattttaaaaactattattattttcatggACGTCGGAAGGATCCATTTTCGTCCTACTCCACCCCATTCTActtcattttacttatttttaatattttcgatctttttaaagtgatttaaatataaattttcaaaaaaaatatttaaacaaaatatttcctCTTTAACCTatccaaaaatattattttataaatttgtactctttataaaatatatacattctaaattaatttgattcaaaATTGAAAGATACAAAGCTACAAGAAGTTACCACCACTGATGAACAAGGACTCCATTTTTTCTGAGAGAAGTAAACAGCTCTAAGCAATGGCGGTAATGCTTTTTATATTTTGTACTCCTTTGACCAGGGCAACATCTCTGCCACCTATTGTAATGGCATTCAAGAAAAATCTCATCGATCAGGCAGATTGCTCCCGTTTCAAACAACTTTGGAATCAAGTCGAATTCAGTTCCTTCAACATCCATCTTTATCACCACGAAATCTCTCTTTGTAAAAGTGTTCTTCAACCATTCTGCAAAATCAAACCCTTGAATCTCATTCACCTCACTGTTAAATTCACCTCTACTTGATTTCACAGGTTGAATTCTGCCCATCCCTCTGCCTTTATTCTTAGTCTTATTCACTTTTTCTTGCGCAGGGCCGTCGTTAATCTCAAAAGACAATGTCTCATTCCTGACCCAAGCTGCATATGGTAACAACGTAACCGCCTTCTTCTTCGATGCATATTGTTTATGAAAAGCTTTGTCAGCCTCAATAGCATAGACATGAAAGCTTTTACCCTGTTTGGGATATTGTTTCATGAACCAACTTCCAATACTAGAACCGTAATTCCTAGCCCCAACATCAATATAAACATACCTATTCTTGAAACTTATATTAACCATGGATGAAAAATACTTTACGTTCTTGATATTCCTTTTCAAGGTAATCCATGGCTTCAAGGGCTCTTCCTCAATCAATGGCTCCGCCTTCTGGACTAGTTCCTGCTTATGAGCTTGAAAGGAGCAGTTCTTAGAATCATCACCAGGTATCTTTCTATACCCATGAATCGCTTTTTTCAatacaatttctctaatatatgGCATTGATGGATTGAAGCCATCAATGTCAAGCACTTTAATCAATTTGCAAGAATGGAACAAATCAAGAAAAGAATTCAGACTATATGTATCATTCGCCTTGACGTGGAACACTGCAAACCCTTGAGGTTTTAAGGCCCGAACGATTTCTGATGCAAAATCAAAGGGTCGAGATGACATTTCGATACGGGCACCACCAGAGAATATGAAGTCAAATGTATTATCATCGAATGGTATTCGATCATCCTCCCCCCTA
This region includes:
- the LOC107919468 gene encoding uncharacterized protein, whose translation is MEQKLSLLRNIVAYVLFFGILATVIRFAYVVTTIGESCNLYNFCFFKNNVVPQSNPHNHLYASREWDKAVHFYSSIFQDMISKGYLSPHSKSLCVEAPNGHEVFALKKIGVEDSIEIFRKAAKPLVIRGEDDRIPFDDNTFDFIFSGGARIEMSSRPFDFASEIVRALKPQGFAVFHVKANDTYSLNSFLDLFHSCKLIKVLDIDGFNPSMPYIREIVLKKAIHGYRKIPGDDSKNCSFQAHKQELVQKAEPLIEEEPLKPWITLKRNIKNVKYFSSMVNISFKNRYVYIDVGARNYGSSIGSWFMKQYPKQGKSFHVYAIEADKAFHKQYASKKKAVTLLPYAAWVRNETLSFEINDGPAQEKVNKTKNKGRGMGRIQPVKSSRGEFNSEVNEIQGFDFAEWLKNTFTKRDFVVIKMDVEGTEFDLIPKLFETGAICLIDEIFLECHYNRWQRCCPGQRSTKYKKHYRHCLELFTSLRKNGVLVHQWW